The following coding sequences are from one Streptomyces sp. NBC_01485 window:
- a CDS encoding GMC family oxidoreductase produces the protein MSSNPPSPEHDPEHDAAHDPDPDYDIVFVGGGIATATVAKTVIEKAAAQTPPAYPRILILEAGRATAMSADKYDTYVEAYQEALVKVPNSPYPASSSAPQPDVLDIARVPSDQGYFVQQGPLPFGSDYARSLGGTTLHWLGTCLRMLPNDFRLRTKYGRAVDWPLEYADLKPYYERAEWDIIGVSANVDHQYYPIENVGEYFKSPDPKKMRDGKYIFPMEEIPSSYLDTYLAKLSAGLTVSLKDDADHTHTFPVKVSNTPVARNSTPTRPDYEVVGAVGNAEQGTRCEGNSSCIPICPAQAKYNALKTLYELIVKYPDRPLRPDEKPRAAVTVRSQSVVTNVEHTQEKGTTGTVTGLTYKTYYEDGTPAERRSVTARTYVLAANAIENATLLLASGAADNSGQVGRNLMDHPLLLTWGLLKDDAGAYRGPGSTSGIPAFRDGDFRKERTAFRVEIGNWGWNFPENAPYDTVHDLVGGGTDGQAQMWGKELRGSLGAIVPRQFRIAWELEQDPESTNRVTVDDRYRDRLGKHRPVIHYDLSDYVKAALPWAAEAGKQFFAALGIAEPVRRPVYAPGDYTHYDANDPAAVEYEGVTYWVRGAGHVVGTHRMGDDPWKSVVDTHQRSHDLPNLYVVGCGSMPTLGTSNPTLTMTALAIRTGDHIAENLGKAEAENPSSRKADQK, from the coding sequence ATGAGCAGCAACCCCCCTTCCCCCGAGCACGACCCCGAGCACGACGCCGCGCACGACCCCGACCCCGACTACGACATCGTCTTCGTCGGCGGCGGCATCGCCACGGCGACCGTCGCCAAGACGGTCATCGAGAAGGCCGCCGCCCAGACCCCGCCCGCGTACCCCCGGATCCTCATCCTGGAGGCCGGCCGGGCCACGGCGATGAGCGCCGACAAGTACGACACCTACGTCGAGGCGTACCAAGAGGCGCTCGTCAAGGTGCCCAACTCCCCGTATCCGGCGAGCAGTTCGGCACCGCAGCCGGACGTGCTCGACATCGCCAGGGTGCCCAGCGACCAGGGGTACTTCGTCCAGCAGGGCCCGCTGCCCTTCGGCAGCGACTACGCCCGCTCGCTCGGCGGCACCACCCTGCACTGGCTCGGCACCTGTCTGCGGATGCTCCCCAACGACTTCCGGCTGCGCACGAAGTACGGGCGGGCGGTCGACTGGCCGCTGGAGTACGCGGACCTGAAGCCGTACTACGAGCGCGCCGAGTGGGACATCATCGGCGTCTCGGCGAACGTGGACCACCAGTACTACCCGATCGAGAACGTCGGCGAGTACTTCAAGTCTCCCGACCCGAAGAAGATGCGGGACGGGAAGTACATCTTCCCGATGGAGGAGATCCCCTCCAGCTACCTCGACACCTACCTGGCCAAGCTGTCCGCCGGACTGACCGTCAGCCTGAAGGACGACGCCGACCACACCCACACCTTCCCCGTCAAGGTCAGCAACACCCCGGTGGCCCGCAACTCCACCCCGACCAGGCCGGATTACGAGGTCGTGGGCGCCGTCGGCAACGCCGAGCAGGGCACCCGCTGCGAGGGCAACTCCAGTTGCATCCCGATCTGTCCGGCCCAGGCCAAGTACAACGCGCTCAAGACCCTGTACGAGTTGATCGTCAAGTACCCCGACCGGCCCCTGCGGCCGGACGAGAAGCCCCGGGCCGCCGTCACCGTGCGCAGCCAGTCGGTCGTCACGAACGTCGAGCACACGCAGGAGAAGGGCACGACGGGCACGGTCACCGGCCTCACGTACAAGACGTACTACGAGGACGGCACCCCGGCGGAGCGGCGCTCGGTGACCGCGCGCACCTACGTCCTGGCCGCCAACGCCATCGAGAACGCCACCCTGCTGCTCGCCTCCGGCGCCGCCGACAACAGCGGCCAGGTCGGCCGGAACCTGATGGACCATCCGCTGCTGCTCACCTGGGGCCTGCTCAAGGACGACGCGGGCGCCTACCGGGGCCCAGGGTCCACGTCCGGCATCCCCGCGTTCCGGGACGGCGACTTCCGCAAGGAGCGCACCGCGTTCCGGGTCGAGATCGGCAACTGGGGCTGGAACTTCCCGGAGAACGCCCCGTACGACACCGTCCACGACCTGGTCGGCGGGGGCACCGACGGGCAGGCCCAGATGTGGGGCAAGGAGCTGCGCGGGTCGCTCGGCGCCATCGTGCCCCGGCAGTTCCGGATCGCCTGGGAGCTGGAACAGGACCCCGAGTCGACCAACCGCGTCACCGTGGACGACCGTTACCGCGACCGGCTGGGCAAGCACCGCCCGGTCATCCACTACGACCTCTCGGACTACGTGAAGGCGGCGCTGCCCTGGGCGGCGGAGGCCGGCAAGCAGTTCTTCGCGGCGCTGGGCATCGCCGAGCCCGTCCGGCGGCCCGTCTACGCGCCCGGCGACTACACCCACTACGACGCGAACGACCCGGCGGCCGTGGAGTACGAGGGGGTGACGTACTGGGTGCGCGGCGCGGGGCACGTCGTCGGCACCCACCGGATGGGCGACGACCCGTGGAAGTCGGTCGTCGACACCCATCAGCGCAGCCACGACCTGCCCAACCTCTATGTCGTCGGCTGCGGCAGCATGCCGACGCTGGGCACCTCCAACCCGACGCTCACCATGACCGCGCTGGCCATCCGCACCGGCGACCACATCGCGGAGAACCTGGGCAAGGCCGAGGCGGAGAACCCGAGCAGCAGGAAGGCGGACCAGAAGTGA
- a CDS encoding FAD-binding oxidoreductase, with translation MPDLRSAVNDLARSLSGYVCEPGSAEYAKVVAIDNGRTRTPPAYVVRANSELDVFLAIEFAQQTGLPMTVRGGGHSAAGYCLNRGGIVLDLGLMKGMRLDEEQRRLTVQMGATWADVYQFVADSGTSLIPIGGGCLTVGLPGFLQGGGYSFVSRSYGLGSDNVVQIKLVDATGLTRVLAADSLDPDDRDLFWACRGGGGGNFGVAVEMTLQLHQPAARTVLGGGLSFPLARAEEVIATYDAWAKAAPRAMAAYGYVGHDVDPAEPTRKIPSFRITPVFNGEYAEGVEQLKEMLRLEPFDVRLYSMPLPTLEATIGRSTLVGDRLAYIRSGMIGDLGWKPEMIRSVQQMMATAPSPDSFVVWTHGRGRVNDEDLRGQGPYPHRDKRYVFELKAIWNDPARTRANVEWAYDFGEALSAEFHGAYVNYIDPLQTGWATAYYGDNLDKLKRIKKVADPTGFFRFQQSVDSAFEPDVSRPLDLSPLNRTLV, from the coding sequence GTGCCCGATCTCCGTTCCGCCGTGAACGACCTGGCCCGCAGCCTCAGCGGCTACGTCTGCGAGCCGGGCAGCGCCGAGTACGCGAAGGTCGTCGCCATCGACAACGGCCGTACCCGCACGCCCCCGGCGTACGTCGTACGCGCCAACTCGGAACTCGACGTCTTCCTGGCGATCGAGTTCGCGCAGCAGACCGGACTGCCCATGACGGTGCGCGGCGGCGGTCACAGCGCCGCCGGGTACTGCCTGAACCGGGGCGGGATCGTCCTGGACCTCGGGCTGATGAAGGGCATGCGGCTCGACGAGGAACAGCGGCGGCTCACCGTGCAGATGGGCGCCACCTGGGCCGACGTGTACCAGTTCGTCGCCGACAGCGGCACCTCGCTGATCCCGATCGGCGGCGGCTGTCTCACCGTGGGCCTGCCCGGGTTCCTCCAGGGCGGCGGCTACAGCTTCGTCTCCCGCTCGTACGGGCTCGGCAGCGACAACGTCGTCCAGATCAAGCTCGTCGACGCGACCGGCCTGACCCGCGTCCTGGCCGCCGACTCCCTCGACCCCGACGACCGCGACCTGTTCTGGGCCTGCCGGGGCGGCGGCGGGGGCAACTTCGGCGTCGCCGTCGAGATGACCCTGCAACTGCACCAGCCGGCCGCGAGGACCGTGCTCGGCGGCGGGCTCTCCTTCCCGCTGGCGCGCGCCGAGGAGGTCATCGCCACGTACGACGCGTGGGCGAAGGCCGCCCCGCGCGCGATGGCCGCCTACGGGTACGTCGGCCACGACGTGGACCCGGCCGAGCCCACCCGGAAGATCCCCTCGTTCCGGATCACGCCGGTCTTCAACGGCGAGTACGCGGAGGGCGTCGAGCAGCTCAAGGAGATGCTCAGGCTCGAACCGTTCGACGTACGGCTGTACTCGATGCCGCTGCCGACGCTGGAGGCCACCATCGGCCGGTCCACGCTGGTCGGCGACCGGCTGGCCTACATCCGCTCGGGGATGATCGGCGACCTCGGCTGGAAGCCGGAGATGATCAGGTCCGTCCAGCAGATGATGGCGACCGCGCCCTCACCCGACAGCTTCGTGGTGTGGACCCACGGCCGGGGCCGGGTGAACGACGAGGACCTGCGCGGCCAGGGCCCCTACCCGCACCGCGACAAGCGCTACGTCTTCGAGCTCAAGGCCATCTGGAACGACCCGGCGCGGACCCGGGCCAACGTCGAGTGGGCCTACGACTTCGGCGAGGCGCTGAGCGCCGAGTTCCACGGCGCCTACGTCAACTACATCGACCCGCTCCAGACGGGCTGGGCCACGGCCTACTACGGCGACAACCTGGACAAGCTCAAGCGGATCAAGAAGGTCGCCGATCCCACGGGCTTCTTCCGCTTCCAGCAGTCCGTCGACTCGGCGTTCGAGCCGGACGTCTCCCGCCCGCTGGACCTCAGCCCCCTCAACCGCACCCTCGTCTGA
- a CDS encoding Dyp-type peroxidase — translation MAIDLKQTAIDPDNPEIPPTRNTREALRKALGDLQGNILKSHGRDNSRHLFITFKTDTPERRKQARQWLAEMVAADRVTSALQQWDEAKKYRELQDTLDANGAITAKDHRALLESASDPFVGVLLSSDGYRDLRLGDENTPDDPSFVAGAKDRAAFLNDPPVEKWEGTFQKTLHALVIVADDVEQRLEGLVADLKEELTALGAVLGEETGAAMRLGADGKPDPKAPVREHFGFVDGISQPLFFARDIAGARTRQGGIDQYDPSAPLGQVLVPDPGGDDSAYGSYFVYRKLEQNVQGFRDDEKLLAAEIARHAHPKSDPTAEDVALAGAYMVGRFKDGTPVVDREVAGLGDQPNNFTFDADVDGVRCPFTAHVRKTNPRGDKQRQFGVPVTQERTQRIARRGISFGRVTLEPGQDEKVGLLFLCAQSSIADQFEFIQAAWSNNEVFLRGGSGLDPVIGTLKDGQKREDAVEQRWPKQYGSRNELDFSTFPPPVVDFFFKKRVGQWTFMRGGEYFFVPSLSALKSFRDVVED, via the coding sequence ATGGCAATCGACCTGAAGCAGACCGCCATCGATCCGGACAATCCCGAGATCCCGCCGACCCGCAACACGCGAGAGGCCCTGAGGAAGGCCCTGGGCGACCTCCAGGGGAACATCCTCAAGAGCCACGGGCGCGACAACAGCCGCCACCTGTTCATCACCTTCAAGACCGACACCCCCGAGCGGCGGAAGCAGGCCCGGCAGTGGCTGGCCGAGATGGTCGCCGCCGACCGGGTCACCTCGGCCCTCCAGCAGTGGGACGAGGCGAAGAAGTACCGGGAGCTGCAGGACACGCTGGACGCGAACGGCGCGATCACGGCGAAGGACCACCGGGCGCTGCTGGAGTCCGCCAGCGACCCCTTCGTGGGCGTGCTGCTGTCGTCCGACGGCTACCGGGACCTGCGGCTCGGCGACGAGAACACGCCCGACGACCCGTCCTTCGTCGCCGGGGCCAAGGACCGGGCGGCCTTCCTCAACGACCCGCCCGTGGAGAAGTGGGAAGGGACGTTCCAGAAGACGCTGCACGCCCTGGTGATCGTCGCCGACGACGTCGAGCAGCGGCTGGAGGGCCTCGTCGCCGATCTGAAGGAGGAGCTCACCGCGCTCGGGGCCGTGCTCGGCGAGGAGACCGGCGCCGCCATGCGCCTGGGCGCGGACGGCAAGCCGGACCCCAAGGCGCCCGTGCGCGAGCACTTCGGCTTCGTCGACGGCATCAGCCAGCCCCTGTTCTTCGCCCGCGACATCGCCGGCGCGCGGACCCGGCAGGGCGGCATCGACCAGTACGACCCCAGCGCGCCCCTCGGCCAGGTGCTCGTCCCGGACCCGGGCGGCGACGACTCCGCCTACGGCTCGTACTTCGTGTACCGCAAGCTGGAGCAGAACGTGCAGGGCTTCCGCGACGACGAGAAGCTCCTCGCCGCCGAGATCGCCCGGCACGCCCACCCGAAGTCGGACCCCACGGCGGAGGACGTCGCGCTGGCCGGGGCGTACATGGTGGGCCGGTTCAAGGACGGCACGCCGGTGGTGGACCGGGAGGTGGCAGGCCTGGGCGACCAGCCGAACAACTTCACCTTCGACGCCGACGTCGACGGCGTGCGCTGCCCGTTCACGGCGCACGTCCGCAAGACGAACCCGCGCGGCGACAAGCAGCGCCAGTTCGGGGTGCCGGTCACCCAGGAGCGGACGCAGCGGATCGCCCGCCGGGGCATCAGCTTCGGCAGGGTGACGCTGGAGCCGGGCCAGGACGAGAAGGTCGGGCTGCTGTTCCTGTGCGCGCAGAGCAGCATCGCCGACCAGTTCGAGTTCATCCAGGCGGCCTGGTCGAACAACGAGGTCTTCCTGCGGGGCGGCAGCGGCCTCGACCCGGTGATCGGCACGCTGAAGGACGGCCAGAAACGCGAGGACGCCGTCGAACAGCGCTGGCCGAAGCAGTACGGGTCGCGCAACGAGCTGGACTTCAGCACGTTCCCGCCGCCGGTGGTCGACTTCTTCTTCAAGAAGCGCGTCGGCCAGTGGACGTTCATGCGGGGCGGCGAGTACTTCTTCGTGCCGAGCCTCAGCGCCCTGAAGTCGTTCCGCGACGTGGTGGAGGACTGA